A genomic window from Candidatus Desulfatibia profunda includes:
- a CDS encoding acyl-CoA dehydrogenase encodes HAVQIHGGYGLMKEYHVERFYRDQKLLDIGEGTSEVQRIVISRYIGC; translated from the coding sequence TCATGCCGTTCAGATCCACGGCGGATACGGTTTGATGAAGGAATACCACGTGGAAAGGTTTTACCGCGACCAGAAACTTCTGGATATCGGCGAGGGAACTTCAGAGGTCCAGCGGATCGTGATATCACGGTATATCGGCTGCTAG